The following is a genomic window from Chitinophaga caseinilytica.
AGCTTCTGTTCCAAAGCCGATCCGCGCAGGTTGGCGGCGATGATGTTGCCCTGCGGGTCGAGGAGGAAGTTCTGGGGGATCCCGCGAACGCCGTACATGGCGGCCGCTTCGTTGCCCCAGCCTTTCAGGTCGGAAACCTGCGTCCAGCTGAGGTTATCCTGTTTGATCGCACGCAGCCAGTCGGATTTCTCCTTGTCCAGGCTCACGCCGAAAACGGTGAAGTTCTTGTTCTTGAATTTGTTGTACGCCGCCACCACATTCGGGTTCTCCTGGCGGCAGGGCCCGCACCAGCTGGCCCAGAAATCGATCAGCACATATTTCCCGCGGAAGGAAGAAAGGCTCACCATTTTGCCTTCCGGATCGGCCTGCGAAAAATCGGGCGCAGCCACCGGACCGGAGGTTTTTCCTTCAGACGCGAGGCTCATGGCTACGGTTTTGCCCAGTTTGGACATTTTCACTTTCGGATCGAGCGACTCGAAAATGCCGGCGAATTCGGATTTGGGCAACCGGCTTTGCAGATCGCCGTACAGGAGGAACAGGCTGGCCATCGCCTGCGGGCGTTCCTTGATGAATTGCCTGGCCGTATTTTGCAGTTTCTTATCGAAAGCATCGGCCTTCGAGCGGAAAGCTGTTTGTTTTTCGGATTCGTCCTGCCCGATGGAACGGGCTTCGTTGTTCAGCGCGATCGCCTCGTTCTGAAGGGGCCGCATGGTTTTATGGTATTCCTGCATCCAGCGGGTTTGCTGGCCGGCTTTGACGGACTGCGCAACGGGAAAATCCTTCGCGTCCAGGTCGATCGTAATTTCCGGCTGATCGCTCACGAGGAGCGAGGGAAAGTCGACCCCGGCGAGGAACAGCGCGTACATGGCATCTGCAGCGGGTTTCACGTTCGTCACGAAAGCGAATTTCCCGTCCGCCTTCAACTCGGTAGAATCGGCCCAGTTGCCGTCTTCGCTGACGAAGTAGAGCTTCTGACCTGGTGCGCCCTTCAGCGTCCCGTTCACTTTCATTTGCGCCTGTGCCGCCGTTGCTGCCGTTACCGCCAGCAGGAATACGATCTTTTTCATTTTTTATGTCTTTCTTTCAGGATCGAAGTTACGTCTTCGAGGGTAAAACCTTTGGCCTGCAGCAGGATCATGTAGTGGAAAAGCAGGTCGGCCGCTTCGCCGAGGAACAAGTCGCGGTTATCGTCTTTCGCTTCGATCACCAGTTCCACCGCTTCTTCCCCTACCTTCTGCGCTACTTTATTGATGCCTTTGGCGAACAGCGAAGCCGTGTAGGATTTCTCCGTGGGATTTTCCTTCCGGTCGCGGATCACCTGTTCCAGCCGGTTGAGGAAATGGCCGTCGTCTTCATTGGCTTCGTTCCAGCAGGTATCGGCGCCGGTGTGGCAAACGGGCCCAACGGGATTGGCTTTGACGAGGATCGTGTCCTGGTCGCAATCCACCGCCACGCTCACGAGATGCAGGAAATTCCCGCTTTCCTCGCCTTTCGTCCACAGCCGGTTTTTGGAACGACTGAAAAAGGTCACTTTCCTGTCGGCCAGCGTTTTATCCAGCGCCTCGCGGTTCATGTACCCGAGCATCAACACCTTCCGGGTGATGGCATCCTGCACGATGGCGGGTACCAGTCCGTCGGGAGATTTCGAAAAATTCACCTCCATGGGTAAATCGTGTTTAAAAATAATAAAAATTTATAATACTAAAACCGGATCTGCACGCCTCTTTGATAGAGGTAATTTTTCAGATCGGGTATTTCCATTTCCTTATAGTGGAAGATGCTGGCGGCGAGCGCAGCGTCTGCCCCGGCTTTTTCGAACACATCGGCGAAATGCTCCATGGTCCCCGCGCCGCCGGAAGCGATCACGGGCACGTTGAGGTTCCGGGATAGGCGGCCGGTAATATCCAGCGCAAATCCCTGTTTGGTGCCGTCGTTGTTCATGGACGTGAGCAGGATCTCCCCCGCCCCGCGCTCCACGGCTTCGCGCGCCCAGTCTTCGGTGCGGATGTCGGTTTTCACGCGGCCGCCGTTGAGGTACACGAACCAGTCGCCGTCTTCGAAACGGGTGTCGATCGCTAGTACCACGCACTGGGAACCGAATTCCTTCGACAGGTCGTTGAGCAGTTGCGGGGTGCGGAATGCGGCGGTGTTGACAGACACCTTGTCTGCCCCGGCGCCCAGCAGCACGCTCACGTCGTCTACGGCCGCAATGCCGCCGCCTACGGTGAACGGGATGTTGATGTGCCGCGCGATGTCGGTCACGAGGGCGTGGAGGGTTTTGCGGCGCTCGTTGGTAGCGGTGATATCGAGGAACACGAGCTCATCGGCGCCCTGGGCGGCGTAGAGGGCGCCCAGTTCAACGGGGTCTCCGGCATCGCGGATGTTTTCGAAATTAACGCCCTTCACGGTGCGCCCGTCCTTGATGTCGAGACAGGGTATGATTCTTTTCGTGAGCATAGCTACAGCAGTTTCTTCAGTTCAGACATTTGAATGCGGCCTTCGTAAATGGCCTTGCCGATGATGACGCCGGCGAGCCCCGCGGCGCGGAGCTCTTCCACATCGCCCATATGGCTCACACCGCCGCTGGCTGTGAGGCGGATGCCCGGCAGTTCGGCGATGATCTTTTTATACAGTTCGGTACTGGGGCCTTGCAGCAGCCCGTCTTTGGCGATATCGGTACAGAAAATTTCCTTCACGCCTTTTTCCATGTTGCCGCGGAGGAAGTCGAATACGCTGACGCCCGTGGTTTCCAGCCATCCGCCTACGGCGATTTTCTCATCCTTCACATCGGCCCCGAGAAAAATTTTCTCCGCGCCGTATTGCTCCACCCAACCGAAAAACAGTTCCGGCTGCTTCACGGCCACACTGCCGATGGTCGCCAGTTTCGCGCCGGCTTCGAACACCACGCGGATATCTTCGTCCCGCTTGATGCCGCCTCCAAAATCCACGACCAGTCCTGTTTTCCCGGCAACGGCCTCCAATACTTTCCAGTTCACGACCTGGCCTTTTTTGGCCCCGTCGAGATCTACCAGGTGCAGGCGCTTCACGCCCGCGTCTTCGAATTCTTTCGCTACTTCGAGCGGATTTTCGTTGTAGATTTTCTTTTGATCGTAATCGCCCTGTGTCAGCCTTACGCATTTCCCGTCGATGATATCGATGGCGGGAATAATGGTAAAAGTGTCTACGGATGCGGATTTCAGTTCTATTTCCATTTTGTAGAATGCGATATTGTCTTTGTAAAACAGGCCACTGGTGACATGGTACCCCAATGCTTCGTAAAACCCGGTGGCGGATGCGCGCGCATTGCACCAGAGGCGGGAAACGCCATGATCGCGGCACACTTTTTCGAGATGTGCCATCATGATCTTCCCGAATCCTTTTCCCTGCTGATCATTGGCGGTGGCGAGCTTGCGGAACTGCGCGCTGCGGCCGTCGATGAAAAGGGAAACGACGGTCACCTGCCGGGCGCCGTCGTACAAGCCGAAATGCAGGCCGTCCACATCGTGCGGAAGCGTTACCCGGTCCAGCGGCCAATCCGGGTACATCACGTCGCGCCGCAGCTGCAGCGTGTCTTCCGTGGTGATATTCCTGATCGTTACGCTCACAGTTTCAGGAAGCTTTCGATGAGGCTTTGGCCTGCGTCGGCCGACTTTTCCGGATGAAACTGCACGGCGTAGAAATTATCTTTCTGCAGCGCGGCGCTGTAATTGATCACGTAATTGGCGATGGCGGTCGTATCCGGCCCCAGTTCCACGAAGTAACTGTGCACGAAATACATATAAGCATTCTGCGGTACATGTTCGAAAATCACGGAATGCAGGCCGGTGATATTGTTCCAGCCGATTTGCGGTATTTTCAGCAGGTTGCCCGCCGGCGATTCGAATTTCTTCACATCGAGGTCGAACACCCCGATGCAATCCGTATCGTTTTCTTCCGAATGGCGGCACAGCAGCTGCATGCCCAGGCAAATACCCAGCACGGGCTGCCGGAGGTCTTTAAGCACCTGGTCCAGCTTCCGGTCGCGCAGGTACTTCATGGCGGTGCTGGCTTCGCCCACGCCGGGGAAGATCACTTTATCGGCCGAACGGAGCGTTTCCGGATCGTCTGTCACCACGGCTTCCGCGCCCAGCCTTTCGAGGGCGAAGAGGACGGACTGCGTATTGCCGGCGTTATATTTCAGGATGGCAGTTTTCATGGCTATTGTTTGATGTTGCGGACGAACGTCTGAACGGTTTCCTGCAAGTTAGCACTGTTTTCGATGGCTTTCACGAATGCGCTGCCGATAATGGCGCCGTTGCTGTATTGGCAAGCCGTCTGGAAAGTGGCTTTGTCGCGGATGCCGAAGCCCACCAGCACAGGGTTCTGCAGTTTCATCGACTGTAACTTCTCGAAATAGGATGCCTGCAGTTTCATGTCCTTGTCTTTCCCGGTGGTGGAGGAAGACGACACGGCGTACACGAATCCCCGGCTCAGGGAGTCGATCTTGCGGATGCGGGCTTCGCTGGTTTCGGGCGTTACGAGGAAAATGAGGTGCTGGCCGTATTTTTCGAAGAGCGGTTTATATTCGGTTTCGTATTCATCCATGGGCAGATCGGGCAGGATAAGCCCGTCCACGCCCACTTCCTGGCAACTGCGCAGGAAATTTTCCACACCGTATTGCAACACGGGATTGATGTACCCCATGAGCACCACGGGTATCCGGATTTTGCTGCGGAAGCCTTTGAGCTGTTCAAAGAGGACGGCGAGCTTCATCCCGTTCGCGATGGCGCGGGTGCTGCTGTCCTGGATAACGGGCCCGTCTGCCAGGGGGTCGGAGAAGGGCATGCCGATCTCCGCCATGTCGGCCCCGCCGTCTTGCAGCGCCTGCAGTACGGTGAGCGTATCGCCGAGCTGCGGGAAACCGGCGGTGAAATATATGTTGAGCACTTCTTTGGGCTTTTGCTGGAAGAGCTGGTCGATGCGGTTCATATTGCCGTTATTTCAGGTGTTTGATATAGGTTTCGAGGTCCTTGTCGCCGCGGCCGCTGAGGCACACCACGGTTACATCGTCGGGCTGAAGACCGAGGTCTTTCAGCTTGGCGAGGGCGTGGGCCGATTCGAGGGCGGGGATGATGCCTTCGAGGAGACTGAGCTCATAGGCGGCAGCCAGGGCTTCGTCGTCGGTGGCGTTGAGGAATTTCCCCCGGCCGGAGGCGTACAGGTGTGCATGCATGGGGCCAACGCCCGGGTAGTCGAGCCCGGCGGAGATGGAATGCGGTTCCACGATCTGGCCGTCGTCTGTCTGCATCAGCAATGTTTTGCTGGCGTGGATGACGCCGGGTTTGCCGAGCTGGGAGGTAGCCGCGGAAAATCCGCTGTCCACGCCTTTACCGGCCGCTTCCACAGCTACGAGCCGCACGCTTTCGTCGTCGGTGAAATGGAAGAAAGTCCCCGCTGCGTTGGAGCCTCCGCCCACGCAGGCGATCACGTAATCGGGCAATTCCTTGCCGGTCTTTTCTTTCAGTTGTTTTTTGATTTCTTCGCTGATGACCGACTGAAACCGCGCTACCATATCCGGGTACGGGTGGGGCCCTACCACGGAACCGATGATATAATGGGTGTCTACCGGATTGTTGATCCAGTCGCGGATGGCTTCGTTCGTGGCGTCTTTGAGGGTTTTGGAGCCGCAGGTGGCGGGCACTACCGTGGCGCCGAGCATTTTCATGCGGGCCACGTTAGGGGCCTGGCGCTGGATGTCTACACTGCCCATGTACACGATGCATTCCAGGCCCATGAGGGCGCAGACGGTGGCGGTGGCCACGCCGTGCTGGCCGGCGCCGGTTTCGGCGATGATGCGCTTTTTGCCGAGGCGCTTGGCGAGCAATATCTGGCCGATGGTATTGTTGACCTTGTGGGCGCCCGTGTGGTTGAGGTCTTCCCGTTTCAGGTAAATCTTCGTGTTGTATTTTTCGGAAAGCCGGCTGGCGAAATAGAGCGGCGACGGCCGGCCCACGTAATCTTTCAGCAGTTGTTCGAATTCCTGCTGAAAAGCAGGCTCGCGCATGATCTTCAGATAGTTTTCCCGCAGCTCTTCCACGTTGGGATAGAGCATTTCAGGAATATATGCGCCCCCGAATTCGCCATAGTAGCCTTTTTCGTTGACGTGGTATTTGGAATGGGAAGTATTGACGGCAATATCCATAATACGGTTATTTTTTGATCTGTTTGATGAATGCCTCCACGAGGCGCATATCTTTTATTCCGGGAGCGGATTCAAATTTACTGTTCACATCCGCAGCAAACAAGTGCGGCTCCCGCCATCGGAGGAGCGCATCCGCATCGCCCGGCCCGATCCCTCCGGCCAAAAAGTACGGCTGCTCCGAAGCGTACCCTTCAAAAAGGTTCCAGTCGAATTGCTTTCCCGTGCCGCCATGCCCTTTCCCCGCGGTGTCGAACAGCAGGAAATCGAACGCTTCCGTTCCGGCAACCGGCAATTCCGTCGCGCTTTCAGGAATGGAAACGGCTTTCATCACTTTGACGGATTTCTTCACTTCCAGGATGAATTCACCCGGAAAATCCCCGTACAACTGCACCATGTCCAGCCCGTAATCCGCGATCGTCCTCTGCAGCGTGGGCAAATCGGGTTGCACGAACACGCCCACTTTCTCCAGTTTCCCATTCCCCGTTTCCCGCACCGTTCTGCCGGAAAGTTTGTCGCCGGCGAAGCGGGGAGATTTGGGATAGAAGATGAAACCCGCATAGTCTGCACCGATTTCGGCCAGCGCCGCGATGTCTTCCGCCCGGGTGATGCCGCATACTTTTACTTTCATAGCGCCGCGAGTTGACGGGTGAAGTTTTCGAACGCCTGCGCAGGGTGCTCCGCTTTCATGAAATGCTCCCCGATGAGGAACCCGCTGAAGCCTGCGTTGCGCAGCTCTACAATGGTTTTCGGATCGTCCATCCCGCTTTCGGCCACTTTCGGGTAGCTGTCGGGTATCTGTTTGAGGAGCTCCATCGAGCGGTAAATATCCACCTGGAAGGTTTTCAGGTCGCGGTTGTTGATGCCCACGAGATGGGTATGCGGCGTGATCTTTTCCAGCTGGTCTGCCGTATGCACCTCCAGCAGCACTTCCAGGCCCAGGTTGTGGGCGAATTCCGCGAGGTGCTTTACTTCCGCTTTCGTGAGGCATTCGGCGATGAGCAGGACCACATCCGCCCCGATCGCTTTGGCTTCCACGATCTGGTATTCGCCGATCACGAAATCTTTCCGCAGGATGGGAATATTATTGGCGGCACGCGCCTGCTGCAGATCGTCCATCGAACCGCCGAAAAACTCGGTATCGGTCAGCACGCTCAGTCCGGACGCGCCATTGCGGGCATACGCCGTGGTCACTTCCACCACCGTAGCGTCGGCATTGATCACGCCCTTCGACGGCGATTTCCGTTTGAACTCGGCGATGATCCCGTTGCGGCCGGGCTGCGTGAGGAAACTTTTCAGGGAAAGCGCCTCCCGCCCGAACATGGGCAAGCGCTCCAGCTCCTGTACGCTCCTGCCCTTCTCGCGTTCCGCTACTTCTCCGTGCTTGTGGGCTACGATCTTGTCGAGGATATTTTTCATTGGAGGGAAACGAGTTTTTGGAATGATTTGTATGCTGCGCCCGATTCCAGCGACTCCACCGCCGCCAGGAAACATTCGTCGTAAGTCGGGTACTTTTCGAGGCAGAACAGGCCCATGGCGGCGTTGGCCATCACCACGGAATGTTGCGCCCAGCTGCCTTCGCCTTTCAATATCTTCACGAACAGCTTCGCCGCTTCTTCGGTGGAATTGCCGCCGTAAATATCGGCCGCGCTCACTTTCCGCTTGCCCAGCGCCTCCGGCGTCCAGTCCTGTTCGCCGTTGTTGGTGATGATCCGGGTATCGCCCGTCAGTGAAATTTCGTCGTAACCGTCCATGCTGTGGAGGATGGCAAATTTCTTGTCGGTTTGCTGGAACAGGTAATTGTACACCCGCGCCATTTCCAGGCTATACACGCCGATCAGCTGGTGTTGCGCGAACGCGGGGTTCACGAGCGGCCCGAGCATGTTGAAGAACGTCCGCACGCCGAGCTGCCTTCTCACGCCCGCCACGTTTTTCAGGGCCGGGTGGAACAGGGGCGCGTGCAGGAAGCAAATCCCCGCTTCGTCCACTTCCTGTTTCAATTTTGACGCGTCGCTCTTGAATTTGTACCCGAGGTTCTCCATCACGTTGGAGGCCCCGCTGATGGAAGACACGCCATAGTTGCCGTGCTTGGCCACCTTCCCACCCGCGCCGGCCACGATGAAGCAGCTGAGGGTCGAAATGTTGAAGGTGTTTTTACCATCGCCGCCAGTGCCCACGATATCGAGCACGTCGTGCTCCAGCTGAACGGGCACGCACATCTCGAGCAATGCGTCGCGGAAACCGAGCAGCTCGTCGATGGTGATGCTGCGCATGAGGAACACGGTCATGAAAGCCGCCAGTTCGCTTTCGTTGTACACGCCCTTGCCGATGCTGGTGAGGATCTCGCGGGCGCCTTCGCGGGTGAAGGTTTTATGTTCGAATAAATAGTTGAGTATTTTTTTCATCGGGATGATTTTTAAACGTTGAGCAATGCGGTTGAAGGTGGATCAAAGCCCCAGCCAGTTCCGCAAAATCTGCTCCCCTTGCGGCGTGAGCACGCTTTCGGGGTGGAATTGCACACCGCTGACGTCGAACTTTTTATGTTGCAGCGCCATGATGTACCCATGCTCGTCGCGGGCCGTGATCTCCAGTTCGGCCGGCAACGATTTTTCATCCACCACCCAGGAATGATAACGCCCTACTTCCAGCTCGTCGGGCAGGTTTTGAAAGATGCGCCCGCTGCGCGAAGTCACCGTCACCGGCGTAGCCACGCCATGATACACTTCCGTCAGATTGGTGAGCTTTGCGCCGAAAGCCTCGCCGATGGCCTGCTGGCCAAGACAAACACCGAAGATGGATTTGGTGGGCGCGTATTGCCGGATGAGCGGCAGCAGCAATCCCGCTTCTTCGGGGATTCCAGGGCCGGGCGACAAAATAATACGGTCGAAGTCGTTCACCTTTTCCAGCGCGATCTCGTCGTTGCGGACAACGGTCACTTTCCCGCCGATGATCTTCTCCACGAGGTGGACGAGATTATACGTGAATGAATCGTAATTATCGAAAACCAGGATGTTCATGTCAAATATTTTGCGCCTTGATGATGGCCTGTTTTAATGCGTTGAGTTTGTTGTTCACTTCCTGCAGTTCGGAGCTGGCGACGGATTTCGCCACCACG
Proteins encoded in this region:
- a CDS encoding TlpA disulfide reductase family protein gives rise to the protein MKKIVFLLAVTAATAAQAQMKVNGTLKGAPGQKLYFVSEDGNWADSTELKADGKFAFVTNVKPAADAMYALFLAGVDFPSLLVSDQPEITIDLDAKDFPVAQSVKAGQQTRWMQEYHKTMRPLQNEAIALNNEARSIGQDESEKQTAFRSKADAFDKKLQNTARQFIKERPQAMASLFLLYGDLQSRLPKSEFAGIFESLDPKVKMSKLGKTVAMSLASEGKTSGPVAAPDFSQADPEGKMVSLSSFRGKYVLIDFWASWCGPCRQENPNVVAAYNKFKNKNFTVFGVSLDKEKSDWLRAIKQDNLSWTQVSDLKGWGNEAAAMYGVRGIPQNFLLDPQGNIIAANLRGSALEQKLAEVLK
- the hisIE gene encoding bifunctional phosphoribosyl-AMP cyclohydrolase/phosphoribosyl-ATP diphosphatase HisIE gives rise to the protein MEVNFSKSPDGLVPAIVQDAITRKVLMLGYMNREALDKTLADRKVTFFSRSKNRLWTKGEESGNFLHLVSVAVDCDQDTILVKANPVGPVCHTGADTCWNEANEDDGHFLNRLEQVIRDRKENPTEKSYTASLFAKGINKVAQKVGEEAVELVIEAKDDNRDLFLGEAADLLFHYMILLQAKGFTLEDVTSILKERHKK
- the hisF gene encoding imidazole glycerol phosphate synthase subunit HisF encodes the protein MLTKRIIPCLDIKDGRTVKGVNFENIRDAGDPVELGALYAAQGADELVFLDITATNERRKTLHALVTDIARHINIPFTVGGGIAAVDDVSVLLGAGADKVSVNTAAFRTPQLLNDLSKEFGSQCVVLAIDTRFEDGDWFVYLNGGRVKTDIRTEDWAREAVERGAGEILLTSMNNDGTKQGFALDITGRLSRNLNVPVIASGGAGTMEHFADVFEKAGADAALAASIFHYKEMEIPDLKNYLYQRGVQIRF
- the hisA gene encoding 1-(5-phosphoribosyl)-5-[(5-phosphoribosylamino)methylideneamino]imidazole-4-carboxamide isomerase, whose protein sequence is MSVTIRNITTEDTLQLRRDVMYPDWPLDRVTLPHDVDGLHFGLYDGARQVTVVSLFIDGRSAQFRKLATANDQQGKGFGKIMMAHLEKVCRDHGVSRLWCNARASATGFYEALGYHVTSGLFYKDNIAFYKMEIELKSASVDTFTIIPAIDIIDGKCVRLTQGDYDQKKIYNENPLEVAKEFEDAGVKRLHLVDLDGAKKGQVVNWKVLEAVAGKTGLVVDFGGGIKRDEDIRVVFEAGAKLATIGSVAVKQPELFFGWVEQYGAEKIFLGADVKDEKIAVGGWLETTGVSVFDFLRGNMEKGVKEIFCTDIAKDGLLQGPSTELYKKIIAELPGIRLTASGGVSHMGDVEELRAAGLAGVIIGKAIYEGRIQMSELKKLL
- the hisH gene encoding imidazole glycerol phosphate synthase subunit HisH, which codes for MKTAILKYNAGNTQSVLFALERLGAEAVVTDDPETLRSADKVIFPGVGEASTAMKYLRDRKLDQVLKDLRQPVLGICLGMQLLCRHSEENDTDCIGVFDLDVKKFESPAGNLLKIPQIGWNNITGLHSVIFEHVPQNAYMYFVHSYFVELGPDTTAIANYVINYSAALQKDNFYAVQFHPEKSADAGQSLIESFLKL
- the trpA gene encoding tryptophan synthase subunit alpha, whose amino-acid sequence is MNRIDQLFQQKPKEVLNIYFTAGFPQLGDTLTVLQALQDGGADMAEIGMPFSDPLADGPVIQDSSTRAIANGMKLAVLFEQLKGFRSKIRIPVVLMGYINPVLQYGVENFLRSCQEVGVDGLILPDLPMDEYETEYKPLFEKYGQHLIFLVTPETSEARIRKIDSLSRGFVYAVSSSSTTGKDKDMKLQASYFEKLQSMKLQNPVLVGFGIRDKATFQTACQYSNGAIIGSAFVKAIENSANLQETVQTFVRNIKQ
- the trpB gene encoding tryptophan synthase subunit beta; protein product: MDIAVNTSHSKYHVNEKGYYGEFGGAYIPEMLYPNVEELRENYLKIMREPAFQQEFEQLLKDYVGRPSPLYFASRLSEKYNTKIYLKREDLNHTGAHKVNNTIGQILLAKRLGKKRIIAETGAGQHGVATATVCALMGLECIVYMGSVDIQRQAPNVARMKMLGATVVPATCGSKTLKDATNEAIRDWINNPVDTHYIIGSVVGPHPYPDMVARFQSVISEEIKKQLKEKTGKELPDYVIACVGGGSNAAGTFFHFTDDESVRLVAVEAAGKGVDSGFSAATSQLGKPGVIHASKTLLMQTDDGQIVEPHSISAGLDYPGVGPMHAHLYASGRGKFLNATDDEALAAAYELSLLEGIIPALESAHALAKLKDLGLQPDDVTVVCLSGRGDKDLETYIKHLK
- a CDS encoding phosphoribosylanthranilate isomerase, with the protein product MKVKVCGITRAEDIAALAEIGADYAGFIFYPKSPRFAGDKLSGRTVRETGNGKLEKVGVFVQPDLPTLQRTIADYGLDMVQLYGDFPGEFILEVKKSVKVMKAVSIPESATELPVAGTEAFDFLLFDTAGKGHGGTGKQFDWNLFEGYASEQPYFLAGGIGPGDADALLRWREPHLFAADVNSKFESAPGIKDMRLVEAFIKQIKK
- the trpC gene encoding indole-3-glycerol phosphate synthase TrpC, whose product is MKNILDKIVAHKHGEVAEREKGRSVQELERLPMFGREALSLKSFLTQPGRNGIIAEFKRKSPSKGVINADATVVEVTTAYARNGASGLSVLTDTEFFGGSMDDLQQARAANNIPILRKDFVIGEYQIVEAKAIGADVVLLIAECLTKAEVKHLAEFAHNLGLEVLLEVHTADQLEKITPHTHLVGINNRDLKTFQVDIYRSMELLKQIPDSYPKVAESGMDDPKTIVELRNAGFSGFLIGEHFMKAEHPAQAFENFTRQLAAL
- the trpD gene encoding anthranilate phosphoribosyltransferase — its product is MKKILNYLFEHKTFTREGAREILTSIGKGVYNESELAAFMTVFLMRSITIDELLGFRDALLEMCVPVQLEHDVLDIVGTGGDGKNTFNISTLSCFIVAGAGGKVAKHGNYGVSSISGASNVMENLGYKFKSDASKLKQEVDEAGICFLHAPLFHPALKNVAGVRRQLGVRTFFNMLGPLVNPAFAQHQLIGVYSLEMARVYNYLFQQTDKKFAILHSMDGYDEISLTGDTRIITNNGEQDWTPEALGKRKVSAADIYGGNSTEEAAKLFVKILKGEGSWAQHSVVMANAAMGLFCLEKYPTYDECFLAAVESLESGAAYKSFQKLVSLQ
- a CDS encoding aminodeoxychorismate/anthranilate synthase component II, which encodes MNILVFDNYDSFTYNLVHLVEKIIGGKVTVVRNDEIALEKVNDFDRIILSPGPGIPEEAGLLLPLIRQYAPTKSIFGVCLGQQAIGEAFGAKLTNLTEVYHGVATPVTVTSRSGRIFQNLPDELEVGRYHSWVVDEKSLPAELEITARDEHGYIMALQHKKFDVSGVQFHPESVLTPQGEQILRNWLGL